Genomic segment of Pseudomonas sp. DY-1:
TGGGCGCCTGCCTGACCCAGCTGCGCCAGGCCGCCGAAGTGCTGGAGATTGAATCCAACGCGGTTTCCGACAACCCGCTGGTATTCGCCGAATCGGGTGATGTGATCTCCGGTGGCAACTTCCACGCCGAGCCGGTGGCCATGGCCGCTGACAACCTGGCGCTTGCCATCGCGGAAATTGGCTCGCTGTCCGAGCGTCGTATCTCGCTGATGATGGACATGCACATGTCCCAGCTGCCGCCCTTCCTGGTGGAGAACGGCGGGGTCAACTCCGGCTTCATGATCGCCCAGGTCACGGCCGCCGCCCTGGCCAGCGACAACAAGGCCCTGGCCCACCCGGCCAGCGTCGATAGCCTGCCCACCTCGGCCAACCAGGAAGACCACGTGTCCATGGCGCCGAACGCCGGCAAGCGTCTCTGGGCCATGGCCGAAAACGTGCGCGGCATCCTCGCCATCGAATGGCTGGGCGCCTGCCAGGGGCTGGACTTCCGCACCGGCCTGAAGAGTTCGCCGAAGCTGGAAGAAGCCCGCGGCCTGCTGCGCTCGAAGGTCTCCTACTACCAGGAAGACCGCTTCTTCGCCCCGGATATCGAAACCGCAAGTGATCTGCTGGCCAGTGGCTGCCTGAATGCACTGGTTCCGGCAAGGCTGCTGCCGAGCCTGTGAACCTGAGGTAGGGAGCGGGAGGGTGGGGCGAGCGTCCCGCCCAGGTCGGGAAGACCGCAACTGCTTGAGGTACCCGGGGCGATCACGAGTCGTGACCGGTCGTCAAAACAACAATTGCCAGTCACTGGCACCGGGAGCCGGCACAACCGGCTTCTGTCGATGAACGAACTGCCTTAACCCTTACCAAGTTTCAGGAGCGTCGGAACATGCAATTCAAGAAGCGAGTGTTGGGTCTGATGTGTGCAGCGGGTCTGCTGGCCGGGACGGCTTCCGCCCAGGCGGCGGGCTGGTGTGAATCCGGCAAACCGGTGAAGTTCGCCGGGCTCAACTGGGAAAGCGGCATGTTGCTCACCGACGTGCTGCAACTGGTGCTGAAGAACGGGTATGGCTGCGAGACCGACAGCCTGCCGGGCAACTCCATCACCATGGAGCAGGCCCTGGGCAACAACGACATCCAGATCTTCGCCGAGGAGTGGATCGGCCGGAGCGACGCCTGGAACAAGGCCGCCTCCGCCGGCAAGGTGGTGGGCGTGGGCGCACCGATCGTCGGCGCCACCGAGGGCTGGTACGTGCCGCGCTACGTGATCGAGGGCGATGCCAAGCGGGGCATCGAGGCCAAGGCGCCGAAGCTCAAGGCCATCGCCGACCTGGGCCAGTACGCCGAACTCTTCCGCGACCCGGAAGAACCGGGCAAGGGCCGTTTCTACAACTGCCCGGCTGGCTGGACCTGCGAGCTGGACAACAGCGAAATGCTGAAGAGCTATGGCCTGGAAGAGAAGTTCACCAACTTCCGCCCCGGCACCGGCCCGGCCCTGGATGCGGCCGTGTTGTCGAGCTATCGCCGTGGCGAGCCTATCCTTTTCTATTACTGGTCGCCGACGCCGCTGATGGGCCAGGCGGACCTGGTAAAGCTGGAGGAGAAGCCCGGCGTGGACAAGAGCGTGACCATCCAGGTCGGCCTGTCCAAGACCTTCCATGACGAGGCTCCGGAACTGGTGGCCGTCCTGGAGAAAGTCAATCTGCCGATCGACCTGCTGAACCAGAACCTGGCGAAGATGGCCAAGGAAAAGATGGATTCCGCCGACCTGGCCAAGGTCTTCCTCAAGGAGCACCCGGAGGTGTGGCACGCCTGGGTGAGCGAGGATGCGGCGAAGAAGATCGAAGCCGCTCTCTGAGGCTGGGGCAGTCCCTAAATCACGGCCCGCTCCTTGGACGGAGGAGCGGGTTCACCA
This window contains:
- a CDS encoding ABC transporter substrate-binding protein; translated protein: MQFKKRVLGLMCAAGLLAGTASAQAAGWCESGKPVKFAGLNWESGMLLTDVLQLVLKNGYGCETDSLPGNSITMEQALGNNDIQIFAEEWIGRSDAWNKAASAGKVVGVGAPIVGATEGWYVPRYVIEGDAKRGIEAKAPKLKAIADLGQYAELFRDPEEPGKGRFYNCPAGWTCELDNSEMLKSYGLEEKFTNFRPGTGPALDAAVLSSYRRGEPILFYYWSPTPLMGQADLVKLEEKPGVDKSVTIQVGLSKTFHDEAPELVAVLEKVNLPIDLLNQNLAKMAKEKMDSADLAKVFLKEHPEVWHAWVSEDAAKKIEAAL